Sequence from the [Clostridium] scindens genome:
CCAACCGCTTCATCCGTATTTGGATAAACATATTTGACAGACGGATCCTCGCCTAAAGTAATGGTTCCTTTTTCTTGCAGTTCTGCTTTCTGAGACTCTGTCAGTTCCGGATAACTTGGCTTTCCCGTATCTGTAGCGGTCTTTTGATCAAGTTCTAGAATCTTGAGCGTATCTGCCAGTTCATCAGCAAATCCTTCTGGTTTAATGGAGTCTCCTTTATATACTGTAATCTCCTTATCTTCCATATCCAAGGAAAGAAGTCGTACATTGACGGATGGCTGCGGGAATAATTTTGTCGAATCCTCGCTTATATAGATTCCGGATGCTGCGCCATTCGTAGGTACCATATTGCCGCCAATAAAGTCATCCTTTGCCTTCACCTGAAAACTAGCGCTCCATGGCTGATTGTCAGGATCTGTTGACTCCGCATTTCCGATCACGGCTGCATCCTTTGTCCAGGTGATGGTAGTCGTGCCATCTTGATTCACTTTTACCGTCACGCCGTCCATTGCCTCCAGTTTCTTATTGGACTCCTCCGTCAATTCGAAGCGCGCATCGATCACGTCAACGATCTTTTCTGGACTGATCTTATAAAAATCTCCAATCTGGCCGGCAATATCTTCAAATATCTTTGTCAGGCCATCGGTGTTATCCGTCGTATAAGCGTAGGTTCTGTCACCCTCTGGGCTCGATGCCAGGTAATTCTTAAGAAAGTCCGCAGCCTTCGTCTCGGTCCTGTGGCTTCCGTGATTATTAGTACTATCCTGGCTATGGCCTTCTTCCCACTTAAAACTGCCGCTTAATTTGTATCCAATTGTATATAATTTGGCATATTCCTTAATTTCCTTAGCCTCATTGTTTGCATGATTCGCCACCATGCAGTTGAAACTATTGTTGCCGGAATTATATCCTGGCATTCCATCCGTAAAAAGGAGTGCATACTTGCTGGAATTCGAACGTCCGCTTAATATAGAATTGGCTTCTTCTAACGCGTCGCCCATAGGTGTTCCGCCAGACGCATACTTGTTGCTGATGAAGCGATTGATGGCGTTCACGTTATTACTTGTATCCAGCGTATAAAATCCACTGTCCGTGATCGTCGGATTTGATCCCTCTGATCCCTGATACCATATCACGGCAATCTCGCTGATGGGCGATTTCTCTTTCGTCGTGTTCACAAAGGCTTTTGCCGCATCCTGTATGTCACTCAGTTTCTTGCCATTCTCCTGCATAGAGGAACTTGCGTCCAGCACGAGCACGATACTCGCCGCCTGCGCTGCGATTCCCTCTTCCCTGCCTTTGGTAGATGCTGACAGATCAATCTGGAATATCCGATCCGCTTCATTGACCACGCTGGCGGTTTTATCGCTCTCCAAATTCTTGACTGCTTCTTCCTTCTCCGTGTAGTTGACAATTTTTTGTCCTTCTGTCAGAGTTGTTCCATCAGACTGGTATAGGGCTGCCGTAATACTGCCGTCTTTGCCCCTTTCGACTTTCACCTTCCATTCTGCCGTTTCTCTTACATATCCATCCGCGGGTGCCGTTTCCGTCAACGTATACTCGCCAACCCGCAGGTTCTTAAAGGTAACTTTTCCGTCGCTATACGAAACCGCTTCATAATATATGGAAGAATCCTTATCATTCTTCAGCAGGAATTTTGCGCCAGCTACCGGATTGCCTTTTGAATTTACTTTATCAAAACTAAAATCGCAGAATGCTTTTTCCACCTGTACGACCGGCATTGCATATGTTGCCGTCTGCTGCAAGGATTCCTTATTTTCCTTATATTTAACCGTTGCGGTACTGTTTGAATAGAATCCCTCTTTGCCAGAACTGGTGGAATTTCCTTCCGCATCCGTACCTTCATCTCCAATATGTGGATATTCTCCATGTTCTATAAAGTAATCCGTTGCGGCGTCGGTCGGCTCCACATCAAAACTGATGCTATATGTCGCCCCCTCTTCCAATGCTTCTCCATTTAGGAGGCCGACGGATATCTTCTTTGTCAAGGAATTATAGTTCAGAGTGTAATCACTCTTCCCAAGCGTTGTCGTCCTTCCATCAGCCGTGGTCTTCTTTACCGTTGTTACCGGATTCCCTTCCTGGTCAAAATCATGAAACTGAACGTATTCGCTCAGAGTATCCTCAATAACCACGTTCTGATACGCTGGCGCGACAATTTGATTGATAATCTCCTGAAGCGCGCTTGCCATATTCGTTCCATCTTTGGCGTGGGCATTAATATTCTTGGCTGCAAGTTTATTTGCAAACTCTGTCATTCTTGTGCTGGTCTGGCTCGTCAGATATACCGAATAAATCTCGGCATCCTTTAAATAGCCAGAACCTGCAACTTCATTCACCGCGTTCGTAAGATTAGCACTGCTATAACTCTGTCCGCCGCCCGCTTCATATTCCTCGTATGGATAACGGTAACTTTTTTCATATCGATACGTAGGCTCGCCATCGGACAAGAACACTACGACTTTCTTATTCTCGCTTTCGGCTCTTGGCTCCAACTTCTTATCCGCATTGCGCATTGCCAGCTGCCAGTTGGTTCCTCCCTTTGTTCCCAGGCCTTCTATCTTCTGATTGAATCCACTTTTCCCATTATAGTCGACCCAGTCAGTACTAATATCTTTCCCTGTATAATCATCACTGCTAAAACTGATTGCTGCCACCCGGTTTACAGAATCCGAATCCGGCAATATCGTATCGACAAGAGTCGGAACCGTATTCTTAAGTGTCGGCATCAAGTTGAAATGATTAGCATCCGTCCGGCCGTTATCATTTAAGCCCATGCTTCCAGACTTATCAATTACAAGCAGTACATCTACGCCAGTCTTTTTTCCTCTCTTCCCGGTAACGTCAAGTGTCAGCGTATAATCCTTATTTTTCTCGTTATATTTGATACGCTTATTGTGTTCCGGCGCTCCCAAGCTGTTAACGCTAGTTCTCACAGAGCCGTTTGCATAATCTGTAAGTGATGGCTCATATTCCTGCCATGCAAGTGTAAACGTGGAAAAACTATCTGTAACAAACTCTGCCTTTTTCACCTTGCCGTTGTCTGTTGTTTCCACAGATGCTTTCGATCCGACATCCGCACCCATGTCGACAACCTTCTTTACCTGGCCCTTCCCATTTTCCTCCAGATGCATCACCGTTACGCCCAGGTCTTTCTCTGTTCCTTTCACCTCTTCTGGCATTACATCTTTCTTGTATTCCATCGTGACTTTCACATTGCCGTCTGGCTCGACTTCTTTCCCATCTTCATCAACAAAACTAATATCATAAGCCAGGAATCCTGCAATGCTGTAATTTTCATTCTTCGCCTTGTCCTTCAGTTTTTCTTCTACTTCTTTATACTGATCTTTGGTTTTCTTATCATCCGGAAGGACAGGAATGACCTTAAGTTTTGAATCCGCAGGTATGATGCCTTCTCTATTCGCGCTAACCATTACCGATACATTTTCATCTTCATATTGTAAGGTTGTTGCATCCTCAATGGGACCCGCCGTACCTGATATATCCGTTTTGCCTTCCGTCTCTTCTTCCTTTATCTCTCCTTCGGAAGAATTATTGCCATCCGCCGTCTCTTCTTCTGGTTTTGGCTCTTCCAGGTAGCATCCATAGATCGTGGAGCGTCTGCCCTCCATCTGAATCTTATCTGCCGAGCCATCATCTCTCAAAGCGATCTCAGCAAGATCATAATCGTCAATGTTGTCTATGCTCTGTCCGGCATTCTGCAATTCTGCGATCTTATCTGCCTTCTGCGTGATCTCTATGATTTCAGCCTGCTGATTTCCTGCGATAGAATTGGCTTCATTATAATAGAAGGTTCTTGCTTTCTTTACATCTGCAATCTGGTAATCCTTGGGCTCAAATGTGATCTTGACTTCACGCCCTGGTTCTGTTGGCACGCCATTTATTTTGAAGATAATATGATAGAAGAAGTATTCTCCCAGCATCTGCCCTTCGCCTATGGTCGTTTCCATCAACGCCTTTACTTCTTCAGAAATATTGGTTTCCACCGCTGCAACTTCCATTGAAACTTCGGAGGTGTCTGCCTCGAATGTCCCCTCCTGAAGATTCGCCGTTACGGTGCAGATAACTTCACCGTTCTCATCTTTCACTTCCTGCTTCAGTTCCATTGCATCCTGATGTACTGCCGTTCCATTCTCTATGTTTTCTATCGATGCCGCTGGCTGGCTTTCGCTTGCCTGTGTATCCGGCGCTATCTCCTGCACGGTCGCCCCATTCGTATCGCCGTTGCTCCCTGCATTGCTGTTGTCCGCGGCTTCTGATGCTTCGCTTCCTTGCTGCTCCATTGCGGGTTCTGCTGCCGCCCCTTCTGTCGTATTCACTTTGTCTATCTGACTCGCAGCAATTGGGCTACGTCCGTTAAACGCTACTCCTATAAGCAATACCACTACCACGAAAAACGCGAGCCATCTTTTTAACATTTTCATAACGCGTATTCCTCCAATTCCATCATAATTGCACGTTTTCTCATCTCTTTACCAATGTCTCGTTACCCGACTCGTCGTCTTTATCATTCAACGCTTCGTCTATCAGTTTAATCAGTTCCAGTGCTGACCGGAACGCAACCGTCTTATCCTCATCTACCCAGGTAATCAGTCCCTGCCAGCTGCTATGCTGCCTATGCTGTACGCGGATAATAAAAGTGCCGGCATCTCCATGATTCTCTAATATGTCTTCTTCTCGCATAACCTTTATCATCCTTTCTTCTCGTTCTGTCTTTTTTTCCGATATACGGAATGTCTTGTCATCCGTCCCTGGAAACGGGAATCTCAATCTATCAAAGAAACCTTCCAAATAGATGATCATCTCTTCCATGCATGAGATGTATATTGCCTCTTTGCTGTATGCGTGATAAATCCGGCCAATCGTCTCTCCATTCAGCCGCCTATCCACGCAGAGAATAACTCCGTTCGGAGAACCGATGTAGTATGTTCTTTTCTCCACCATTGTTTCTTCCTTCTATTATTTATTAAGGCGTTCCTAACCAGGCATTTCGTAAACATTTTCCGGCCGCTATGCGCTTTTACCTTTCGTCTATTTTAGCAGTCGCACAGACAAAAGAACCGACAAAAGTACGTGTGAAAAAAGGATTTTTACATAATTATCATTGACTTTAGCATTGTGAACTGATAAATGGATTTGGAATGCTCGTTCTGTTCCCGCTCATTGGAGGGGAAGTTCTTCCGGTGATGGCTGATCCCGGAAGAACTTCAGACGAGTTGCTAAAACCCCAGGTACAGGCTGGGATCGATTGCCACCCCATCTTCTTCCACCTGGAAGTGTAGATGGTTTCCTGTAGAATTGCCTGTCGTGCCCGACAGCCCTATCTGCTGCCCTTTCTCTACTTTCTGTCCTTCTTCAACATATATTTTGTCATGGTGCATGTACTTGGTGACCAGCCCATCCCCATGGTCAATTTCAACCATAAGGCCGGCTGTCCCCATCTCTCCGGCTAATGTTACGGTTCCTGCCGCGGCCGCATAGGTTGGGATATGGTAAGCGCCCGTTCCCATATCAATGCCCTTATGATATGTGCTTGCGCCTGCCTTTGGCGCGCTTCTGGGGCCGAAGCTGCTAGTCAGAGTCGAGCCGGGACAGGGATTTACAAATGTCCCCAAAAGCCCGTCAAACTCATCCAGCGTCATGCGGTCGAGCCTATATAGATCATATTTCTCCATCTGTCCAATCAGGCTCTGACTATACTGAATATCGGTTGCCCAACGGCTGCCCACCTTTATGGCAAATGTATTGGCATCTTCGACACCAAAAGTCAGATCCTTATATACCTCTTTTAATAGTTCCGTTCTATCTTCTATACATTCCGTATAAGTGTTATACACACGGAAGCCGGAAGTAATCATATAAGCGGATCCGTCACTGGCCTGCTCGCCAGTACGCATGTCTACGGTGCCCGCAGGGCCTGTTCCTTTGATTCCAAACAAATTATTATACTGGTATGCCAGATAGGATAAGCCTTTCCCTTCTTCTCCTCCCGGTCCGTACTTGCCAAATCCAGATTCCTGGATAATCTGGGCAATCGTAACAGATGCGGGATAGCCTGTCTCATCCTGGCACTTTAATGCCCCGATTATCATCTCCTGGGTGATGAAGGATGGCATATTGTCTAACGGAATCTCCATGTTATACTTTATCTTCTCCCGGTCATCCAGGAACTTCGCGGAAGGCCTGTAGCTTGCTGTGCTCTTTTCTCCCCCGTTTATCCTTGGCTGTACTTTTATGTTTCCACTTCCTGAAGGGGGTTGCCCGGGCACTTCTGTTCTTGTCCCACCCCCTGGTTCTGCTCCTGTATCCGGCTTTACTGGTTTCGTATCCTGGCCAGGTATCTCCCCTGTACCGGAGCCGCTTCCTTCATTTCCTTCCGTACCGGAGCCGCTTCCCTCATTTCCTTCCGTACCGGAGCCGCTTCCTTCATTTCCTTCCGTACCGGAGCCGCTTCCTTCATCTCCTTCCGTACCGGAGCCGCTTCCTTCATCTCCTTCCGTACCGGAGCCGCTTCCTTCATCTCCTTCCGTACCGGAGCCACTTCCTTCATTTCCTTCCGTACCGGAGCCGCTTCCCTCATTTCCTTCCGTACCGGAGCCGCTTCCTTCATCTCCTTCCGTACCGGAGCCGCTTCCTTCATCAGACTGCGCCGGTATATTTTGAGATTCTCCTTGGCTTATACTTCCTGGCTCTTCTTGTGCTGCCTGCGCCACATTCCCTGCATAATTGCCGGGAATCTGGGTTCCGATCAGGCAGACAGTAAGGCCTAGGATGGCTGACACCTTCTGTAATTTCATATATTCTTCATCTCCTCGCCGCTTTATCTTTCAGCATTATCCCATATAAATCTTGATTCTAATGTCATCATAGCAAAGCACTAATCAAAGGAAGAATCAAAAATCAACCAATTAAAAGGAGATTTTGACTTTTTTTATTGATTTCACTTTTCAGGCAGAAAAAAAGCCCCAGCTTCTCGCAATAACGAGGAGCGGAGCATTAAAAATATGCCTTGCACATCTATTATTCAATTTCACAAGTCACGCTGCTTACATAGTATTGAACCCCAGTACGCTGCCTCCCAATCAGAAAATTATTATTGATCCGCTTCTGGATCATGGCACAGTTCTCAATCGTCGTATTAACCAGCAGTACCAGGTACTGGCCTTTTCCATATCGATTGACCGCGTCTCCGTGGCGGATAGATGCACAGATCGCATCGCCCAGGCGGCGGGATAACTGTTCCAGCGGTTCTCCGTCCTTCATGGGGTTTCCTTTGCTGTCAATAATCGTGCATAACATCAGGTAGACGGACTGGCCTCCTCGATCCATCATCCGGGTCACCATGCGGTAGATTCCTTGGAATATAGGATAGGAGCACAGATACCCGCCGTATATATCCGTTCTGGATTCGGCAAGTTCTGTCTGTGTCTTGTCAAGCATTCCATAGGGATGCAGCATCTGTTCGCCTAATTGATCCAGCGAATCCATTAACTTCTGCGATGGCCGGATGCCTCTTTCTTTAAAGTAACGGTCAACGGTCTCTGCATATAAACTGCCAGCCTCCTCATATCTGCCCATTCCGATCAGCGCCTCCATAGTAAGACTCTCCCAATCGGAAAACGGCGCAATGCTGGACGCATATGTACCTAACTGCTCTAGTTGCAGGTAGTCCTGCCTGTCCCGGAGTATCTCTGCTGCTTTCTCCACGCATTGGCAGAACTGCTCTCGGTATCTCCTTGCTTCTGCGGCAGCCCACATGACACCGGCGTACATAGATAGGAATTCCCCTGTGTAACAATGGCATGCCTCAAGTAGAATTTGAAGTTTGGCATTTATGTCCTTTTCTTCCTGCGCTTCCTTGTACAGACGGTCGAACTCTGCAGCGTCCTCAACAACCAGTATATCATCGGTCCAATAGAACACGCCCTTTTCCATACGGATATAATTTGCTATTGGAAGACCGGCTTTTCTCAGTTTATTCTTAGCATTATAGATAACACTCTGCATTGTGTGATGGATATTCTTGATATCCCGGTCTCCGAACAGCATCTCTTCCAAACTTTCCCGGCTGACTCCATTTTTCCGGTTATGCAAAAGAATTTGCATCATATACGTAAATTGCGTCTCGCTTACCTTATTTCCCAATACAGATTCCCCGGCATAAATCATGGAAAAACTGCCAAACATCTTTACGTATAATACATTGTCTTTACTTTTATTCTGTTCCATTGGCACATCCCTTTTCAACTATTTTCCAATTGAGGCATCATCTTTGTATACTTTCCTAATGAACAGTATCATTATAACTAATTTACGGGAACGTTGCAATAAGTTGCGTACACCTATCTCCATATAATCAATGATTTTCTGTCAAATGACGCAATTATTGCTTTTTTTGTTTTCTATTCATGTCATTCGGTGCATATTCCTGATGCAGAGTCAAAAAAAGAGACAGTCTTCTGCCTATAGACCGTCTCTTTCATCAATATGCTTCTTATTTGCCCTGCATTTTCTTTATAACCTTCAGCCGCGTGAATTCTTCCCTTTCCTTTTCTTCCAGTGCGTTATTGATCGTATATACCAGATTGCTGTACATAGGGATAGTAATATTTTTAAGCGCATTGGCACGCTTCTGGGTCTTCTTGATGTTCGTCGCCAGCCGGTATGCCGCGTTCTCGACCATCGACAGTTTGATGGTCAGATCCTTTACCTCACGGAATGCCTCACGGACAATATCAATAGACTCATGCGTCGTACTGAATGAGTAGGTCAGGTCATTCTGCTTCGCGTCATACTTCACATATGGTATCTCCGTCCCCATGATACTGCGAGTCTGGATCCGGATGGAATCCTCGATCGGGACGGTAAATGCCAGTTCCTGAACCTTGCTGATTCCATGCTCTATATTGGCTCTCTGCAGGCATGCATAGGCTTTAGTAAAGGTGGTATCGATCTGTTCCTGTATATCTTTGGCCTCATCTATCAGGCTCATTAACTCTTTCAGCAGAATGTTGCGCTTCTTATCCATCAGGTCATATCCCTGGTGGGCAAGGGCAAGCGAATTCTTCGCAAGCATTAAGTTTCCTTTGGTTGGAAATTCCCGGGGATCCATATACCGACTTCCTTTCTGTCAAAATATCGCTTTATCCTTAAGCCTCCTGCGCCTCTTTCGGATAGTACTTATCGATCATCTTCGTATCGATACGGTCCAGTTCCTCTTTTGGTAGTAGTCCTAAAAGTTCCCACCCAAGATCTAGGGTATCCTGAATTGTACGGTTCTCGGTAGGTCCTTGGCCGATATAGCGGTGTTCGAACTCCTCTCCAAACTTCAGATACTGCTTATCGATAGGAGACAATTCATCCTCTCCGATAACAGAAGCCAGATTCCTGGCCTCGCCTACTTTTGCGTAGGCAGAGAAGAGCTGGTTTGCCAGATCCTGGTGGTCCTCCCTCGTGTATCCTTCTCCGATCCCATCCTTCATAAGGCGGGACAGCGACGGAAGAATGCTGATGGGCGGATAGATTGCCTGGCCATGCAGGCTACGATCCAGAACCACCTGGCCTTCCGTAATGTACCCGGTAAGATCAGGAATCGGATGGGTAATGTCGTCATTTGGCATGGTCAGAATCGGAAGCTGGGTCACCGAGCCGTTCGCCCCTTCCACAATTCCCGCACACTCATATATGGTGGCCAGTTCGCTGTACAGATAGCCCGGATATCCCTTTCTTGACGGAATCTCTCCTTTCGAGGATGACACCTCCCTCATCGCCTCCGCAAATGAAGTCATATCCGTCAGGATGACCAGGATGTGCATATTACACTCGAATGCCAGATACTCGGCAACCGTCAGCGCTACCTTCGGCGTGATCAGACGCTCTACTACCGGGTCATTGGCCAGGTTCAGGAACATGCAGACGTGATCAGACACGCCGCTTTCCTCGAAAGTCTTCTGGAAGAACTCGGCGACATCATGTTTTACGCCCATCGCTCCGAATACCACCGCGAACTCTCCTTCCGCATTGTCTCCCAGCGATGCCTGCTTTACTATCTGCGCGGCAAGCTGGTCATGAGGAAGGCCATTTCCAGAGAATATTGGCAGTTTCTGACCACGGATCAATGTCGTCAGCCCATCAATCGCGGATATGCCCGTACGGATATAGTTCCTCGGATATTCCCGACGAACCGGATTCAGAGGGAGCCCGTTTACATCCCGCCTGTCCGTCGAGGTAATCGGTCCCAGCCCGTCAATCGGCTCCCCGATTCCGTTAAACGTACGCCCCAGCATATCCGGCGATACCGCAACTTCCATCGGATGCCCGGTCAGTTTCGTATGAGTATTGGTAAGAGACATATTCTCCGTCCCTTCAAATACCTGTATAATAGCCTTGTCTTCGTCCAATTCTACGATACGGCCCATCTTTCTCGTGCTGCCTTCTACCACGAACTCTACAATCTCGTCGAAAAAGGCATCCTGTATGCCTTCCAGGACAACGAGAGGGCCGTTAATATTGCTTAGTCCAAGATATTCTATTGCCATGTCCGCTCCCTCCCTTATGCATTCTTCTCAATCACGCGATGGTAGAAATCATCAATATCCTTTTTATATAGATCCAGCAGCTGCAGATTGTCATTCGGCACATCGTACTTGATAGCAATCACTTTTTCATATATGCCTTCCGCCTTCAATACCGACATTGGCATTCCCATAGCCACCAGCTGTCTGGACTTCTTATACAGATACAGGATCACATCCATCATCTTGAACTGCTTCTCCATGGACACGCAGGTATCGTCCTTATGGAACGCATTCTGCTGCAGGAATCCCAACCGTATGACTTTTGCAATCTCAAGTACCAGTTTCTGGTCATCCGGAAGAACGTCCCCTCCGATCAGCTTTACAATCTCCATCAGGCTGCTCTCCTGATTTAGAAGAGCCATCAGGCGGTTCCTGTAATCTACGAACTTCGGCGATACATAATCGGAGTACCAGCCGCTTAAGTCATTCAGATATTCGCTGTAACTGGACAGCCAGTGGATTGCCGGAAAATGCCTGGAGTAAGCCAAAGATTTATCCAGCCCCCAGAAGCATCGGACAAATCGCTTCGTATTCTGCGTAACTGGCTCGGAGAAGTCTCCGCCTTGCGGGGATACTGCGCCGATAATAGATACGGATCCGGTCGATCCATTCAGCGTCTGCATCATGCCCGCCCGCTCATAGAACGCAGAAAGGCGGGATGCCAGGTATGCCGGGAATCCTTCTTCCGCCGGCATCTCTTCCAGACGTCCGGACAGTTCTCGCAGAGCCTCCGCCCACCTGGAGGTAGAGTCTGCCATAATCGCCACGTCATATCCCATATCCCGGTAGTATTCCGCCAGCGTAAGCCCTGTATAAATAGAAGCCTCGCGGGCCGCCACCGGCATGTTGGACGTATTGGCGATCAGCGTCGTCCGGTCCATCAACTGGTTGCCTGTTCTCGGGTCCACCAGCTGGGAGAATTCTTCCAGAACCTGCGTCATCTCGTTGCCACGCTCGCCACAGCCGATGTACACGATAATATCCGCGTCAGACCACTTTGCGATCTGATGCTGGGTCATCGTCTTTCCCGTTCCGAATCCCCCAGGGATTGCCGCTGTGCCTCCTTTGGCGATCGGGAACATGGTGTCCAGTATTCGCTGGCCGGTAATCAATGGCACGCTGGCCGGATATCTGTGGTGTACCGGCCTGGGCACGCGGATTGGCCACTTCTGCGTCATGGTCAATTCCTTCCTGCTGCCATCCAATAGTTCCATCGTCACGATCACGTCTTTAATTGTATACTGGCCATCCGGAACAGCCGAGATTACCGTACCTTCCAGGTCCGGCGGCACCATACATTTATGCAGGATCGCATGCGTCTCCTGAACCTCCGCGATTACCGTACCTCCATGTAG
This genomic interval carries:
- a CDS encoding V-type ATP synthase subunit A, which codes for MSTTNSYLREVRELNSVKTGKIYGINGPVIYLKGKTGFKMSEMVHVGKEKLVGEVISLDKDLTTIQVYEETSGLTPGEEVEATGAAVSVTLAPGILNNIFDGIERPLEKIADSGGAFITRGVSVDSLDTQKLWDTHITVKPGEVLHGGTVIAEVQETHAILHKCMVPPDLEGTVISAVPDGQYTIKDVIVTMELLDGSRKELTMTQKWPIRVPRPVHHRYPASVPLITGQRILDTMFPIAKGGTAAIPGGFGTGKTMTQHQIAKWSDADIIVYIGCGERGNEMTQVLEEFSQLVDPRTGNQLMDRTTLIANTSNMPVAAREASIYTGLTLAEYYRDMGYDVAIMADSTSRWAEALRELSGRLEEMPAEEGFPAYLASRLSAFYERAGMMQTLNGSTGSVSIIGAVSPQGGDFSEPVTQNTKRFVRCFWGLDKSLAYSRHFPAIHWLSSYSEYLNDLSGWYSDYVSPKFVDYRNRLMALLNQESSLMEIVKLIGGDVLPDDQKLVLEIAKVIRLGFLQQNAFHKDDTCVSMEKQFKMMDVILYLYKKSRQLVAMGMPMSVLKAEGIYEKVIAIKYDVPNDNLQLLDLYKKDIDDFYHRVIEKNA